CCCGGCTGCGTGGCCGGGCCGATGATCACGCACTTGCTGGTGGACGAGGTCGCGCCGCCCATGCCGTCGGTGTGCTTGCCGTAGGGATCGGGCGAGCCGATCACGCGCAGCAGCAGCGCATCGCGCGCGGCGCCGGGCACGCGCGCGGCTTCGGGCAGGTCTTCGAGGCGGAAGAACACGCCCTTGGAGGTGCCGCCGCGCATGTAGGTGGCGGGGATGCGGAGCTGTGGCTTCGGGGCCATGGGTGCGGGCTCGGTGCAACGGACAGGGCGTCATTGTCCCATGGCGCCGGCGCCACCTGACCGGCCGAAGCGGGTGCTCAGGCGCCGTCCGGGATCTCCGGCTCGACCAGCTGCGCCAGCATGGCAAGCGATTCCTGCCAGCCCAGGTAGCAGAAATCGAGGGGAATCGCGTCGGGGATGCCGGCCTGCACGATCCGCAGCGCGGTGCCGGCCATGCCCTGTTCGAACTCCACCACCACCTGCATCTCGCCCGGCAGATCCGGGTTATCGAAGCGGTCGTTGTAGGCGATGCGCCGGTTCTCGACCAGCTC
This Luteimonas sp. MC1572 DNA region includes the following protein-coding sequences:
- a CDS encoding SRPBCC family protein → MPGTVTLHRVLRAPPERVYRAFLDPDALAKWLPPHGFTGKVHEMDARVGGGYRMSFTNFGTGKVESFGGAYTELVENRRIAYNDRFDNPDLPGEMQVVVEFEQGMAGTALRIVQAGIPDAIPLDFCYLGWQESLAMLAQLVEPEIPDGA